In Cupriavidus sp. EM10, the genomic window GGAGCCGACGACAGGCTTAGGCGGCGCTGTCGTCTTCCAGCAGGCTGGCGCGCTTGCCGCGCTTGAGCCAGGCGGCCAGGTTGTGCGGACGCAGCGTGTCGTATTCCTCGAAAGGCTGATGGATCCAAGGGTTCGACGGCAGGAACGTCACGTGGTAGTCGGGTTCCACCTTCGAGCAGGCCTTGTACCAGAGCACGGCCGAGCGCACATCGGTCACGGCCGGATAGCGTTCCTTCAGGTGACGGCCCACGCGTTCCAGCGTCACGCCGGAATCGACCAGGTCGTCCACCAGCAGGATCTTGCCCGACAGCTCGCCGCGCGTCATCGTGATGTACTGGGCGATGTCCAGGTCGCCCTGCTGCGTACCGGCGGCTTCGCGATACGAGCTCGTTGCCAGGATCGCCAGCGGCACATCGAAAATGCGCGACATCTGATCGCCCACGCGCAGGCCGCCACGGGCCAGGCACAGGATCTTGTCGAACTTCCAGCCCGACTCGTGCACGTTCAGCGCCAGGCGCGCGATCAGTCGGTGGTACTCATCCCAGGAGACCCACAGGTTCTCCTCGTCATTGGCAGGCAGGTTCATGGCGTCGTTTCTTCTATCGGCCGGGTCATTGGCCAGTGGATAAAGCATCGGCCCGCATGTCGCGGGCCGAATGGCTTTTGTGAGGCCACGGCACTCATGGCGCCGCGGTCATGCTCACGGATACTTCCTTCGCTGTCAGCCAGCGCAGGCGACCTGGTACGGGTGGCGCAGCAGGATCGTCTCGTCGCGGTCCGGGCCG contains:
- a CDS encoding phosphoribosyltransferase, giving the protein MNLPANDEENLWVSWDEYHRLIARLALNVHESGWKFDKILCLARGGLRVGDQMSRIFDVPLAILATSSYREAAGTQQGDLDIAQYITMTRGELSGKILLVDDLVDSGVTLERVGRHLKERYPAVTDVRSAVLWYKACSKVEPDYHVTFLPSNPWIHQPFEEYDTLRPHNLAAWLKRGKRASLLEDDSAA